A window from Neobacillus sp. PS3-40 encodes these proteins:
- the cobD gene encoding threonine-phosphate decarboxylase CobD — protein sequence MNWPLHGSNPQYVYQSLQLPMPKVIIDFSVNLNPFGPPDSLKRNWPQWLGYIEDYPDPEGRDLVEILYEKEKLPKESILLGNGGAELITLLARMLLGKRVLLIQPTFTEYEQMCRAYGCHISHMVLQEGSWELNVKLLTSKIKKSDALFLCHPNNPMGIVYSESLLLDILKVCQQQQCFMIVDEAFYDFLDESQTLAPLIKNNEYLIVIRSLTKMYSIAGLRLGYLMANQSIIRELKSYQPQWSVNTLALLAGKECLSDEDHVNKTRLFIKGERNRVVKALKDDGYLLSDSKVNFYLLRDPLLDQQLPLFLFLLKKGFVPRHTANYLGLQGRWLRFAIKQRQENDLLLEALREWKSRH from the coding sequence TTGAATTGGCCTTTGCATGGATCTAATCCCCAATATGTATATCAATCTCTTCAGCTTCCAATGCCAAAGGTAATCATTGATTTTAGTGTGAATCTTAACCCATTTGGACCGCCAGACTCATTAAAAAGAAATTGGCCACAGTGGCTGGGTTATATTGAAGACTACCCAGATCCAGAGGGAAGAGATTTAGTAGAAATACTTTATGAAAAAGAAAAGCTACCAAAAGAATCAATCCTATTAGGAAATGGTGGAGCAGAGCTTATTACATTATTAGCTCGAATGCTTTTAGGGAAGCGGGTTTTGCTTATTCAACCAACTTTTACTGAATATGAACAAATGTGCAGGGCATACGGATGTCATATTTCACATATGGTCCTTCAAGAAGGTAGCTGGGAATTGAATGTTAAGCTATTAACTTCAAAAATTAAAAAGTCGGATGCCCTTTTTCTATGCCATCCTAATAATCCGATGGGTATCGTTTATTCTGAATCCCTACTACTCGATATATTGAAGGTCTGTCAACAACAGCAATGTTTCATGATTGTGGATGAAGCCTTCTATGATTTCCTTGATGAAAGCCAAACGTTGGCACCACTCATCAAAAATAATGAGTATTTAATTGTTATTCGATCCTTAACCAAAATGTATTCCATTGCTGGACTGCGGTTGGGCTATTTAATGGCAAATCAATCGATTATCAGGGAATTAAAAAGCTATCAGCCACAGTGGAGTGTCAATACTTTAGCTTTATTAGCTGGAAAAGAATGTTTAAGCGATGAAGATCATGTGAACAAAACTCGTTTATTTATAAAAGGTGAACGAAATCGGGTGGTCAAAGCATTAAAGGATGATGGATATCTCCTATCCGATAGTAAGGTGAACTTTTATTTACTCCGAGATCCTTTGCTAGACCAGCAGCTGCCCTTGTTTCTTTTTTTATTAAAAAAAGGCTTTGTCCCAAGACATACGGCTAATTATTTAGGATTACAAGGACGATGGCTTCGGTTTGCGATTAAACAGCGACAAGAGAATGATTTGCTTTTGGAGGCATTACGAGAATGGAAGAGCAGACACTAA
- a CDS encoding bifunctional adenosylcobinamide kinase/adenosylcobinamide-phosphate guanylyltransferase, whose protein sequence is MEEQTLIFITGGARSGKSTFAEKIVSNLSSDCGGNLHYIASCKPLDHEMKNRINLHKKQREESGVHWKTWECPLDLRSIAPSFQTGDIVLLDCLTILLSNELFRDRYLESSWNNKEHQELVIQSILKGIDDIRENSKALVIVSNEVLNEQIIDRSLVQTYGRLLGYLHQQFVKKASRAYVVEAGIPVLMKGGSVR, encoded by the coding sequence ATGGAAGAGCAGACACTAATTTTTATCACAGGTGGTGCCAGAAGTGGGAAAAGTACATTTGCCGAGAAGATCGTAAGCAATTTGTCTAGCGATTGTGGTGGGAATCTTCATTATATTGCTAGCTGTAAGCCGTTAGATCATGAAATGAAAAATAGAATAAATCTCCATAAGAAACAAAGGGAAGAAAGCGGTGTTCACTGGAAAACCTGGGAATGTCCCCTTGATTTAAGGAGTATTGCCCCGTCTTTTCAAACGGGAGATATTGTTTTATTAGATTGTTTAACCATTTTATTATCAAATGAATTATTTCGAGATAGATATTTGGAAAGTTCATGGAACAATAAGGAACATCAAGAACTAGTCATCCAGTCTATTTTAAAAGGGATTGATGATATTAGAGAAAACAGCAAAGCCCTAGTTATTGTTTCCAATGAAGTACTAAATGAGCAAATAATCGATCGTTCACTTGTGCAAACATATGGACGATTATTAGGATATCTTCACCAACAATTTGTCAAAAAGGCATCAAGGGCCTATGTAGTAGAGGCAGGTATTCCTGTCTTGATGAAGGGAGGTAGTGTTAGGTGA